A DNA window from Eremothecium cymbalariae DBVPG#7215 chromosome 3, complete sequence contains the following coding sequences:
- a CDS encoding PICOT family protein (similar to Ashbya gossypii AGR111W) codes for MAVIEITSQDQFTNLTTVEAGKKLLALYFHTPWAEPCKTMNEVFAALSEEPVNKEVVFISVNADEFVEISELFEVSVVPYFVLIREGTILKELSGADPKEFVGVLGQLIGGGGVGVAGSSGSRAGEGSLGMASNDDEEEETEEQLNERLKKLTHAAPVMLFMKGTPSEPKCGFSRQMVGILREHQVRFGFFDILKDDSVRQGLKTFSDWPTFPQLYANGDFQGGLDIIKEYLEEDPEFFQHTLGS; via the coding sequence ATGGCTGTTATTGAAATTACATCGCAGGATCAGTTTACAAACTTGACTACCGTGGAGGCGGGAAAGAAGTTACTTGCTCTTTACTTTCATACTCCTTGGGCTGAGCCATGTAAGACAATGAATGAGGTGTTTGCTGCGTTGAGTGAGGAGCCGGTCAACAAGGAGGTGGTATTTATATCTGTGAACGCGGATGAGTTTGTTGAGATCTCTGAACTGTTTGAAGTGTCGGTGGTGCcatattttgttttgattaGAGAAGGGACGATTCTGAAGGAGCTATCGGGAGCTGATCCCAAGGAGTTTGTCGGGGTTTTAGGGCAGCTTATCGGTGGCGGTGGAGTGGGAGTGGCGGGTAGTAGTGGTTCAAGGGCTGGGGAGGGGTCATTGGGGATGGCTAGTAATGAcgacgaagaagaagagacCGAGGAGCAGTTGAATGAGAGGTTAAAGAAACTGACCCACGCTGCCCCTGTAATGTTATTTATGAAGGGTACTCCCTCTGAGCCAAAATGTGGGTTTTCTCGTCAAATGGTGGGTATTTTGAGAGAACACCAGGTCAGGTTTGggttttttgatattttaaaagaCGATAGCGTCAGACAGGGGTTGAAGACATTCTCTGATTGGCCAACTTTTCCACAGTTGTATGCTAATGGTGACTTTCAAGGTGGTTTGGATATCATCAAGGAATACTTGGAAGAAGATCCCGAGTTTTTTCAACATACGTTAGGTTCCTGA
- the RAD24 gene encoding Rad24p (similar to Ashbya gossypii AGR112C), whose product MQDISLLKRSRGALGPKSSNIKVSNKRSKKIGEYYNKFNTGGESFDVMEQWYEKYAPTSVADVAIHKKKLSDVRCSLEAMLSGQCDQRMLLLTGPAGCSKSTVVKLLSDELVPKYRACGGLKIRRSLAADSTYIEYDNDITDVSPMDSFGDFLQQARYKIGSNLSVILVEELPNVFHDETRLRYNKFMMQWLHADIPLPPLVLCITECELPSNSKTFSLDTSFVTETIFSKDVLSHPLLTRIKFNPINATLITTRLKYIANCEKSQFTKMKWKRLGSFIKELAAGPGDIRSAIYMLQFWCYSTGDGNLLSPRETSLNYFHAIGKVIYGSKDDTDEQTITKLMDTENLISDTFRLGILENYSKFNNENLPLTAAVEIVDALSEGDIIQDASSILNQYTEYMIRRVRYTFSNLHEEHSHHGKAAFPREWKVRDLQNQFHNESEAFSMIEFYKYGIYPGFKDVAMYLGYYAPLIRDAKNFSKKSLEYIINNLQDKVEINAIKQKYKCTIEVDEATDYLQRIGGPIGSVGADSDMLTRKFQSTNKLYLELRRKQALASLKIEHQIDIALLGQENDSADGEDLKDDPIEDSSPEEYTLDDDSLYEILSQRPLKGPPRSNATTNKLQITHDESLSDSDIENL is encoded by the coding sequence ATGCAGGATATATCGCTTTTGAAAAGATCGCGTGGTGCTTTAGGTCCCAAAAGCAGCAATATCAAAGTGTCAAACAAGAGATCTAAGAAGATTGGTGAATATTATAACAAATTTAATACTGGTGGTGAATCATTCGATGTTATGGAGCAATGGTATGAAAAATATGCACCAACCTCAGTTGCTGATGTGGCTATTCataagaagaagttgtCCGATGTGAGATGTTCACTTGAAGCTATGTTATCGGGGCAATGTGATCAACGTATGCTATTATTAACTGGTCCTGCGGGATGTTCAAAGAGCACAGTCGTCAAACTGCTAAGCGATGAACTGGTGCCTAAATATAGGGCTTGTGGCGGTTTAAAAATTCGTCGATCTCTCGCAGCTGATAGTACATACATTGAGTATGATAACGATATAACTGATGTGTCACCAATGGATTCATTTGGTGATTTTTTACAACAGGCAAGGTATAAGATTGGTAGCAATCTTTCTGTGATCTTAGTAGAGGAGTTGCCGAATGTATTTCATGATGAAACACGTCTACgatataataaatttatgATGCAATGGTTGCATGCGGATATTCCTCTACCGCCATTGGTTTTGTGCATTACCGAATGTGAGCTTCCAAGCAACTCTAAAACGTTTAGCCTTGATACTTCATTTGTTACTGAAACAATATTTAGTAAAGATGTACTCAGTCATCCACTTTTAACTAGAATCAAATTTAACCCCATAAACGCTACATTGATTACTACTCGACTGAAATATATAGCAAATTGTGAAAAGTCTCAGTTTACTAAAATGAAATGGAAGCGATTGGGAAGctttatcaaagaattgGCCGCTGGACCGGGCGATATTCGATCTGCAATATACATGCTTCAATTTTGGTGTTATAGTACTGGGGATGGTAATTTATTGTCACCAAGAGAAACTTCTCTCAACTATTTCCATGCTATAGGTAAGGTAATTTATGGATCTAAAGATGATACCGACGAGCAAACAATCACGAAATTGATGGACACGGAGAACTTAATAAGTGATACCTTTAGGTTGGGCATCTTAgaaaattattcaaaattcaataatgaGAATTTGCCCTTGACAGCAGCTGTGGAAATTGTAGATGCATTAAGCGAGGGCGACATAATTCAGGATGCAAGTTCAATACTGAATCAATACACGGAATATATGATACGAAGGGTGCGATATACATTTAGTAATTTACATGAGGAACATAGTCATCATGGGAAAGCTGCGTTCCCGCGGGAGTGGAAAGTCAGAGACCTGcaaaatcaatttcatAACGAATCTGAAGCCTTTTCGATGATTGAATTCTATAAATACGGCATATATCCAGGGTTTAAAGACGTTGCAATGTACCTTGGTTATTACGCACCATTAATACGCGACgccaaaaacttttcaaaaaagagtctagagtatattattaacaatTTACAAGATAAAGTTGAAATAAATGCAATCAAgcaaaaatataaatgcACCATAGAGGTTGATGAGGCTACAGATTATCTTCAAAGGATTGGGGGTCCAATTGGATCCGTTGGAGCCGACAGCGACATGCTTACAAGAAAGTTCCAGAGTACAAATAAATTATACCTTGAACTCCGTCGTAAGCAGGCTCTAGCTTCCCTAAAAATAGAACACCAGATAGATATAGCCCTATTAGGACAAGAAAATGATTCGGCGGATGGTGAAGATCTGAAGGACGACCCCATCGAGGACTCCAGTCCCGAAGAATATACCTTAGATGACGATTCGCTGTACGAGATACTATCCCAGCGACCGTTAAAAGGACCTCCCCGGTCAAATGCAACAACTAATAAACTGCAAATCACTCATGATGAATCACTATCGGACTCTGATATAGAGAATCTATAA